The following proteins come from a genomic window of Suricata suricatta isolate VVHF042 chromosome 5, meerkat_22Aug2017_6uvM2_HiC, whole genome shotgun sequence:
- the TMEM50B gene encoding transmembrane protein 50B — MAGFLDNFRWPECECIDWSERRNAVASVVAGVLFFTGWWIMIDAAVVYPKPEQLNHAFHTCGVFSTLAFFMINAVSNAQVRGDSYESGCLGRTGARIWLFIGFMLMFGSLIASMWILFGAYVTQNTDVYPGLAVFFQNALIFFSTLIYKFGRTEELWT; from the exons ATGGCAGGCTTCCTAGATAATTTCCGTTGGCCAGAATGTGAATGTATCGACTGGAGTGAGAGAAGAAATGCCGTGGCTTCTGTGGTGGCGGGTGTCCTG TTTTTTACAGGTTGGTGGATAATGATCGACGCAGCTGTTGTGTACCCTAAGCCGGAGCAGTTGAATCATGCCTTTCACACCTGCGGCGTGTTCTCCACACTGGCTTTCTTCAT GATAAACGCCGTGTCCAATGCCCAGGTGAGAGGCGACAGCTATGAAAGCGGCTGTTTAGGAAGAACAG GTGCTCGAATTTGGCTCTTCATTGGTTTCATGTTGATGTTCGGGTCACTTATTGCATCCATGTGGATTCTTTTTGGTGCCTATGTTACCCAAA ATACGGATGTTTATCCAGGACTAGCTGTGTTTTTTCAAAATGCACTTATATTTTTTAG CACTCTGATCTACAAATTTGGAAGAACTGAAGAGCTGTGGACCTGA